Proteins encoded in a region of the Phalacrocorax carbo chromosome 17, bPhaCar2.1, whole genome shotgun sequence genome:
- the EMC6 gene encoding ER membrane protein complex subunit 6, which translates to MAAVVAKREGPQFISEAAVRGNAAILDYCRTSVSALSGATAGILGLTGLHGFIFYFLASVLLSVLLVLKAGRRWNKYFKSRRPLFTGGLIGGLFTYVLFWTFLYGMVHVY; encoded by the coding sequence ATGGCCGCGGTGGTGGCCAAGCGGGAGGGGCCGCAGTTCATCAGCGAAGCGGCGGTGCGCGGGAACGCCGCCATCCTGGACTATTGCAGGACGTCGGTGTCGGCCCTGTCGGGCGCCACGGCGGGGATCCTCGGCCTGACCGGCCTCCACGGCTTCATCTTCTACTTCCTGGCTTCCGTCCTCCTCTCCGTGCTCTTGGTGTTAAAAGCCGGACGGCGGTGGAATAAGTACTTTAAATCCCGAAGGCCGCTTTTCACGGGGGGGCTTATAGGAGGGCTCTTCACATACGTCCTGTTCTGGACTTTCCTGTACGGCATGGTTCACGTCTACTAA